GGTTATATGCGATGACCTTCCATAATGATAGTTTGCTTCATATTAAGATAAAATAGAAATCGAAGGAGTCagctttcaaatttcaagttacAGATataatctatatctatataCAGTATTAGGGAAATTTGTCAATCAACTAAAGATGTAAATAgccgatcaaaaaaaaaaaaaaattaaagatgtaAATAATTTGCTTCATATTAAGATGAATAATGAGAGTATTTGTAGGAGTTGCACTTGAATGAAAGCCCTTTTTAGAGTTATTTTTACTCATTGGGCCGCCTCTATCTTGTCCTaatcttatataatttaatttgatttataacAACTAGCCTGAAATTTTTCTCACaaatcatctcaaatcaatttttttttttcatttaactaTATCTCTTTCAATCTACCTAAATAATTTAGTATCAATGcaaaatatttatgataaattcaaaatataatttataagcataaaaaatttatttattccaaattttaattatatagtttatatatgaaataatattttatttatcatcaattctaattatataaaataaatctttatcCTACATTATACTGAGTTAAAATGATTAAGCGTCTTCTCAGGGCATGAAAGGATCATATGTTCATTTGGATGGCAACTAGTGGAATCCACGATCAAAGTTAGGTAAAGTAGGAAAagatcatataattttttagccACTGCAgggaaaaagattaaaagaaagaCAATAGAGGCAATTACGTGAATATAATtgattttcctttaattttgctCTCAGGGTCAGGGGTTTAGGCAGGAGCACTCTGAAACCGCTCATATTTAAGTCAATTCTTTCCCACTAATTGTTGGGTTCACCAATTTATCCCTCGCGAGTTGGCAATAGTTGCTGTCCAACTGTACATCTTGTTATGCAATATTCTGGTTGAACTATAAAGCTCCGCTTGAACAGACTACGTCAGAAACCATATTAAACAGTGTTAAACAATTAAAACACTAAATTGGGAAATTTCTTATCTGCTTCATACTTTTCGCCACTAAAATCAAGCGCATGCTGAGTCAATATTTTATGTTGTAATAACGCCATACTTTATATTACAATTGACATGCAGCTCATAATTAGTCCCATTTTTGCTACGCTGTTCCACGGTAGCcataaacaattaatattttcagATTTAATGACTTATAATCACAACTAGGAGAACTGAACATGAGAAAGGACAGTATAATTGATTAATATCCGACATAAAGCAATAACTTATACAAAAATGAAGGGACAACTTGACATATATACTTAACCCAAGCGGTTACGTGAGTTGTGTGTTAGGATAAGAAACTTTTGcgtttatatttttcaatactttGGTGTTTCCTCTCAATCTACTTCAATTATTCGAATATTTAAGATCGATCTAACTCTGCAATGCATATCTTTCAATTTACTCTTTCCTTTCGTTTATTTCCCTCCAACCTTTAAATAGTATGTTATTGTTGGTATTCATGTTAAAAAGGTGagttaaaagaaaagttttactAAATTAATAGCCAACGTGATGACTTTTCATGTCTTCCGTAAGAAGccattgtaaaaataataagactCTTTTAAAGTAAGTAAATAAACATTAATCATTGGTCGAAATATTTAAAGTACTATAACATAACTAACGACCCACTAAAATTTAATCTATATTGTAGCCTtccttactttaattttttttttcttcattctaaAATCAATCTATCCTATCGAAAGCCACTCCAGATTAGGAAAACCTTCTACTTTGCACTATATAAATCCCTGGGGCTGCTGGAGCCAAAAAATGAGTGAGACATCATTAATTCCAAAATCACACTCCTATATATCTTCCTATAGCAATATATATGATGGGTGACACTGAGATCAAGCCATCAGTTGAAGTAGTCGTATGTGCTTCCATGAACAATAATAATAGCGCAAACAACCACACCCTCCCAACCGACATCACCAAGCCATCACAATTACCAATCTTGACCAGGCTCCATGCTGGTTACTTTTTCATATGCCTTTCCTTTGGAGCACAAGCTTTGCTCTGGAAGAGTTTGAGTAAACACAACAAGGACTCACAAAGTCTCTGGCATGGATTCAACTTGATGCCTTCCATTGCATTTCTACTTCTTTGGTGTGTGTCACTGCTGACTGCCACTAGTTTGTCTTTACTTTACGTGCTCAAGTGCATCTTTCACTTGGAAATGGTGAAGGAGGAATTCTCACATCATGTTGGAGTGAACTGCATGTATGCTCCTTGGATTTCTTGGCTTCTCATGCTTCAATCAGCACCCACCATCCTTCATTCAACTTCTTGCTACCAAGTTCTTTGCTTGGCCTTTTCGTTTGTAATATTGCTGCTTGACATAAAACTATATGGACAATGGTTCACAACTAAAAAGAGGTTCCTGTCAGTTGTGGCAAACCCTACTAGCCAGGTGTCGGTTATAGGGAACTTGGTGTCTGCTCAAGTTGTTGCAGAAATTGGTTGGAAAGAGAGTGCAGTTTTAATGTTCTCACTCGGATTGGtatattatctaattatatTTGTAACGCTGTATCAGCGTCTGACAAGTGGCAGCCAGTTCCCCACAGTGCTAAGGCCAACTTACTTGTTGTTTTTTGCTGCACCAAGCATAGCAAGTCTAGCCTGGAAATCCATCACAGGTGCTTTTGTCACCCCATCAAAGATGCTCCTCTTTCTGTCTTTATTCCTGTTTATGTCTCAGGTACCTACGTTCTTTTCTGATTCTAAATTAATTACTTCATAATGcgtttaatttctatttttaattttcttaaaaaataaattaaggaaaCAGATGTTTACACTAAATTCATGTCTTACCTTATCACTCCATATAATTCACACCCCAGTTAGgaccacaaaacaaaacaatagaaagagagaacaaaatttccaacttgtttctattttttatttttaaagcacttgtttt
This region of Glycine soja cultivar W05 chromosome 17, ASM419377v2, whole genome shotgun sequence genomic DNA includes:
- the LOC114391955 gene encoding S-type anion channel SLAH4-like, which gives rise to MMGDTEIKPSVEVVVCASMNNNNSANNHTLPTDITKPSQLPILTRLHAGYFFICLSFGAQALLWKSLSKHNKDSQSLWHGFNLMPSIAFLLLWCVSLLTATSLSLLYVLKCIFHLEMVKEEFSHHVGVNCMYAPWISWLLMLQSAPTILHSTSCYQVLCLAFSFVILLLDIKLYGQWFTTKKRFLSVVANPTSQVSVIGNLVSAQVVAEIGWKESAVLMFSLGLVYYLIIFVTLYQRLTSGSQFPTVLRPTYLLFFAAPSIASLAWKSITGAFVTPSKMLLFLSLFLFMSQACRPAMFKKSMKRLNVTWWAYSFPLTFLGLACAEYAQEVESGMASWLMLVICMVSVLVFIALMIITVLKIERLFHKNAPIMT